CCGGCGCCTGGCGCGCGCGCCACGCCGGACAAGAGACGCTGGAAAGAACGGAACGCGACCTGCCGCTGCGCGCCGTCGCTGGCGCGATCGGCGTGCTGCTGATCGCGGTCACCGTCATCTACCACTCTTTCACGGGCTCCTGGGGCGCCGCTCTCGCCGCAGCCCTTCTGATGGGCGCCGCCGGTTTTCTCCTCTCGGCTGTGGGCGGGTACCTGGTCGGTCTGGTCGGCAGCTCCAATCAGCCCCTCAGCGGTCTGACGCTCTCGGCTCTCGTGCTCGCGGCGCTCCTGATGGGCGTCATCGGCCTCCGCGGTCCGCAGGGCGTGGCGGCAGTCCTTGGCGTCGCCGCGGTGGTCGCCGTTTCCGTCTCGGTCGCCGGCTCCATGATCCAGGATCTGAAGGCTGGCCATCTCCTCGGCGGCACGCCCTGGAAGATGCAGCTTGTCGAAATCATCGCCGTGGCGTTGCTGGCGCTGTTCCTTCTTCTTCCCGTCATTGTTCTCCATGAGGCGAATCTCGCCACTGGAGGCATCGGCGGCCGCGCCCTGCCTGCGCCTCAGGCCGGCCTCATGGCCACGCTCGCCAAAGGCATCGTCGGCGGCGGGATGGCGTGGGGCCTGCTTGCCGCGGGCGCCGCATTCGGCCTCGCGCTGATCCTGTGCGGAGCGCGCGCCATGATGCTCATTGCCGTGGGAATGTATCTTCCGTTTGAAACAAGCTCCGCCATTTTTGTCGGAGGCGTCATCCGCTGGCTCGCGGACCGCTTCCTGAGCCGGGCGGACGAAGCGGCCCGCAAGCGGGCTGAAGAGGCTGGCACCCTGCTGGCCAGCGGCCTCATCGCCGGCGAGGCCGTCACCGGCATCCTTCTCGCCGCGCTTTTCCTCGGCGGAGTGTCGTCGCTCACGCGCCTCCTGACCGGCGCGGACAGCTTTCCCTGGTATCCGGCGTGGGGCGGCTGGCTCGCCTGGCCCGCCTTCGCCGCCATCGCCGCCGTGCTGATCGCCGCGCCCCTGCGGAAGGCCCGTCAGTAGGGCTTCGCAT
This DNA window, taken from Bryobacteraceae bacterium, encodes the following:
- the oliA gene encoding oligopeptide transporter, OPT family protein, producing MNGKPSPEFRELTLKAAGLGLFLAFVFGAANAYLGMKAGQTVAATIPAAVIAMALARLPWWRGGVLEQNIARTAASVGEALVAGAIFTLPAFLMVEIDGVRLWQDLRTHYWEGSAILLAGGLAGIFFIVLLRRALCVDAGLPWPESVASYEIVRAGQEAGDAPRLVFGGMGFGALIQILKSEKGLQIFREYTEGFLEFPRSVIRHFDFSKAPLAAVSHGGGVAWSTPALSPALLGIGYIIGPKYASINVSGGILAWWVLIPLLLFFDPDFASRSGAADPAVAAYTIWMNVVRPLAVGTMLVGAANTMWSMRQSIAQSLAGAWRARHAGQETLERTERDLPLRAVAGAIGVLLIAVTVIYHSFTGSWGAALAAALLMGAAGFLLSAVGGYLVGLVGSSNQPLSGLTLSALVLAALLMGVIGLRGPQGVAAVLGVAAVVAVSVSVAGSMIQDLKAGHLLGGTPWKMQLVEIIAVALLALFLLLPVIVLHEANLATGGIGGRALPAPQAGLMATLAKGIVGGGMAWGLLAAGAAFGLALILCGARAMMLIAVGMYLPFETSSAIFVGGVIRWLADRFLSRADEAARKRAEEAGTLLASGLIAGEAVTGILLAALFLGGVSSLTRLLTGADSFPWYPAWGGWLAWPAFAAIAAVLIAAPLRKARQ